A stretch of DNA from Mus musculus strain C57BL/6J chromosome 6, GRCm38.p6 C57BL/6J:
cccccgtggtggaagaagaaaactgaccctCCTCtaggttgttttctgacctccacatgcacactgtagcacatgtacacacacacacacacacacacacacacacacacacacacacaaacacaaacacatacgcataattgtaaatttttttaaagttcacatgtttttatacacatacacataacacttTGATAAATTAGGAGATAACTATAAAACTAATAGAATATGATGAATATCATATATATGTTcttctgccgtgtgtgtgtgtgtgagagagagagagagggggggggggaagggagagagagggagagagagagaacagctaaTATAAGATCTATTCATCAATTCTGTGGCTGTAATGAAATTTCGCATACTACAGACAACCTCACATAAGCATACCTCAAGGACTTTTTCATATTGTAAACTGATACTCTACCCTTTGATAATACTAGCCTACTGCCTTCCATACTGGTCTCTCCTAACCAGCACTCCACCCTTTGCTCCTGTGAATTTGAAAATCACCTATTATTCTCATCAGTAAGATCATGGAGTATTTTATCCCTTTGTCTGGTTTCTTGGCACCTAGTTCCTCTTCTGGGTATTCATGCTATTGTGAGTTGGAGAATACCTTTCTTTTTccacctttttttctctctttttctttttctttttcttttttttcttttccttttccttttccttttttttcttttccttttttccttttccttttccttttccttttcctttttctttttctttttcccatagTAGTCCACATTACGGATATGGCATGGTTTCTTTACCCATTGCTACACTGATGAACAAACACCGTCGCTGCCTCCACGTCTTGGCTGTAAAGATAGACTGCATTAAGCACGGACACTCGGGGCAAACTCTTATTTTGTTTACAGACTTCTCAGGACCAGAGCTGTATCACAGAAGTCCTATGTTCAAGTCTTTTGGGTCTTCTCCATGACATTTTATACAATGTCTGCAGTGATTTACACACCTGTGAATCGTACACAGGATTTGTTTTTCTCCATATCCTTATGAATGTTTGCTAtaatacacgcatacacatacgTCATTCCACTGGCTGTGACATGCCTCCTGTGCTTTTCTCTGCACTGCTGTAATGGCTAGTTTAGTTTTCAGATACCTGTTGGCTATTTGCATATTTTTTAGTAACTGCACACAGTCCCTTTGTTTATATTTGACTATTattatccttttttttcctctactGCATTTTGGAACCTCTTtgtgttttggatattagccccttaGCAGATATGTAGTCTGTTACTATAGGTTGCTTTCTTGGTTTTCCACTTCCTTTGTTCTGCCAAAGCCATGAGTGTGATTCCATTATCCCTTTGAACTTTATTTCCTGTGTGTTTGTTCTAGAAACCAACAGGGGGACTGATGTGAAGAGGGTTTTTTCCTAGGTTGTCTTCAAGGACTTTTCTAGTTTGAGGTCTGACATTTGCATGTATAAAGTGATTTTAGTCTTGTTGGTGTGTGCCCTTAGAGTGCAGTCCTAAGCTTTGCATCTGGATGTGCACTCTGCTTCCCAGTGCTGCTCATTAGGGAGAATCTCCTGCTGCCCCCCATTGAGTGTGCATGGCATCCCTGCCATTGAGTGTGCATGGCATCCCCGCCATTGAGTGTGCATGGCATCCCCGCCATTGAGTGTGCATGGCATCCCTGCCATTGAGTGTGCATAGCATCCCTGCCATTGAGTGTGCATGGCATCCCTGCCATTGAGTGTGCATGGCATCCCTGCCATTGAGTGTGCATGGCATCCCTGCCATTGAGTGTGCATGGCATCCCTGCCATTGAGTGTGCATGGCATCCCCGCCATTGAGTGTACATGGCATCCCTGCCATTGAGTGTGCATGGCATCCCTGCCATTGAGTGTGCATGGCATCCCTGCCATTGAGTGTACATGGCATCCCTGCCATTGAGTGTGCATGGCATCCCTGCCATTGAGTGTACATGGCATCCCTGCCATTGAGTGTGCATAGCATCCCTGCCATTGAGTGTGCAGGGCATCCCTGCCATTGAGTGTGCATGGCATCCCTGCCATTGAGTGTGCATGGCATCCCTGCCATTGAGTGTGCATGGCATCCCTGCCATTGAGTGTGCATAGCATCCCTGCCATTGAGTGTGCATAGCATCCCTGCCGAAGATCACTGACTGCATAAGAATGGTTTATCTCGGGGGGGTCTCCACTTTGATTCCTTTGTTTATACACCTGTGTTATGTCCATCCTGTAGGCATAATGTTATTGTGTACTGTGTGAagattcaaatgctgatttttgTCTCCCCTGTATTTGGTTGTAGTCCTTATTCAGAGAGTCTCCTATCTCAATCTGTTCAATCCCCAATTGTTCCCTGGTATGCCAATAAAGAGCACACAAGCCAATGACTGAGCAGGGGAGAGACTAGAGCTGGAATTCCTGCCGGCCAGGGGAGGGGCAGGAAAGAGAATTCAACCACAGAGAGAGTCCAGGAAACACACCTGGAGGAAAGAAAGCCATATAATGCTAGTATCTTGGGGATTTGAGCTGGGAGGTAACCAGATTAGAGGATTGGAATAGAGTAATAACTGCTCAGTTGTGCCCTTAAAGCttgataaataaatatactaGTGCAACTGGGTAAGAGGAAAACTGTAATACACTTCTTAAAAAGCTACTACCATTGTAGCATGCTATTATTTTGGTTGTTGCAACTTTTTTACTTTCACTTTTGAAACCAAATTATACTTTGaaagcttcttccagctttgcaCTTTCTTAAGATTATGTTGGCTATACAAGGTCTTCTTTGGCTCAATAAGAATTAAatctttttcttacttttatcggggaaaaaaacaaaagagaaaggagagagagagagagagagagagagagagagagagagagagagagagagatctgtagattacttttgtcAAGATGAACATGTTTACACAAAGTATTTTTCGAATTATTCCtgtattttaaactttcttttgatGATGTTGCTAGTCTTCATTGTAAGTATTTTATCTCCTAGGCTAAACCTATTCCTAGGTACTTGATTCATTTTGATATTAATGGGGAAAAAAtgttttttggtttcttctgGAGCCATTCCTTGCTGGTGAGTAGAAATGCAGTAGTTTATGTACATGATGCTGTGTCTTGCCACTTTGCTGTATTTATTAGtgctggctgatttttttttttaacaaagtccTCCATGATTTTCCATGTAAAAtcacctgtgaccagagaccaTTTTACTTCTGCTATTGCAATTCAAATCTGTTTTATTTCTCCATCTTAACAGGCACATTCCGCGGCTAGCACAGTGTTTCCTACCCTATAGGGTGATTAGGATAGTTGGGGTGGGAACCTTTGCTTGCCCCAGCTCACAGAGGAAAGTCTAAAGAGTTTGaggttgttcatttgtttggacTTGGTTCAGTTTCAATTTTCAGTGTTTCATTTGTTTCTGGGTTTTATGGTTTTTTCAGTTACTTTTGatttggaggattttttttttcctggtggcaGTGGCAgggttttttcgtttgtttgtttgtttgtttggttggttggttggttggttttttttggtgtttgtttgcttggttttgtcttaagattatttctttttatacagtttccTTGAAagtcatgcatgtgtgcatgttcctgtgtatgtgagtgaattCGTATGTATCATCAGTACataacacacatgtgtgcatggagaCAGGGGTCAGCGTTAGGTGTCAGAGGTCAACATTAGGTGTCAGAGGTCAACATTAGGTGTTGCTCTCAGTCACTTTCCCTCATTGTTTTGGAGACACGGTATCTCATGAACCAGGAACTCAATGGCTGACTAAATTACTTAGTATTTAGTCAGGAtcttcctctctccacctccccaaaGTTCGTTTTACAAGCATGTGTTACTGTCagggtccatgattcactgaagaatgataccccagactcaaacagTACGTATACACAAAGcggtttattctgcagaagtcctgCATGCTGTAGTCTGCCCATTACCAGaatagagagacaaccaagtgggcttgcaggcctgatttaaagcatgTTAGGGAATTCCAGAGTAGGTGACTTCTATGTAaatctgttgggtccatctctatGGACATTCAATTACCGGGGTATGCGGGGactggaaacttgctggggaggtctggaaactgtttGTGATCCATTGTCTTGGCTCAGGCCAGGTGACAGGGCATCTTCTGAGGCCTGTGGAATTGCTCATTTCTTGGTatcagagatttaggcctagtttccttaactgccaatttgaagcctgtcatggaatgAGCCTAGCCTTCCCATTACAATACCTGGTTTTTTCCAAGAATACTAAGGATTCAAAACCAGGTCCCTCAAGTCAAGCACTTTGCCTactaaaccatctccccagctctgacGCTCTAGTTTGTTAATTGAAAAAAGAAGACTTGAGGGTTTGAAGGTTATCGTGCAATTTCATTTTATCCTTCATTTTCTTGATGTGGTGAGTAGAAATGCTTTCTGTGTATTGAGCCTTCCTTGCATCTGAGTGACAGCTCCCATTTGGCCATAGCGTACGTAGAATCCTCCTTGAAAGTTGATGCAGTTGGCTTGCTGAGGAAGTTTGTGTCTGTGTTCACCAAACATACTAGCTTATAGTTAGCTGTTCTGAGGTGTTCGTGCTCAGCTTTGATATCAGGATTTTGCTGCGGTTATAAAATAGcattataatctttttttttcagttttactaGAAGTATTTTAAAAGGATGAGTCTTGATTCCTCACATAAATAATCTTCACCTAAGTCATTGGTCCTAGGCTTTGCTTTATTGATTATTTCACTTAATAACTtggtattactattattattattattagtttcaAGTTTTCTACTTCTTTTTCATTTAGTTTTCATAGACTCTGTGTGTTCAACAAGTCAGCCAATCTGCTGCTCTCTGGCGGGCCATATTCCGTCATGATGTTCTTTAATTCTGTGGGGTCAGTTTTAATGTCTCCTCTTTCCCTTACAAATTTATTCATTTgagccttctctctctttctctgccttgatGATGCTTTTGTTTGTCTATTGTTTCATTAGTTACTGTgattactgtttattttattttttctaaagcaGGTGACATGTAGGTCAGACCAATACCAAACCCAATGCATAGCTGAAACTCACCTTGAACTTGTCATCTGCCCCCTTGCacccccaaatgctaggattacaagtgtattTTCCTACAACAGCTGTTATGCCAACCACCACTATTCTGTTCCTTTGAGCTTTCCTCTGGTCTCATGTCATCAAAATAAAACACTACCATTCACTTTTTACATTTAATCCTAGTTCAGATAGCCTTAATTTTGACCTTTATCCCAGATCTGGTGTGACCGTTTCTATATActcaggaaatttttccaagcCAATGTCCTGGTattatttcaaaatttaataGTCATTAGTTTACTCTGTTCTTAAGATACTGGTTTTCTGCATGTATTTTTCAATACATATTTAGGTTCATGTAtatgtatctgagtgtgtgtgttccacGTTCTTAAAGGAGATGGGCCAGGTGAGAAGAAGGAATTAGGTTCCTTGGAACTAGTCACAGGCTGTTGTGAGACACCCCATGCATGCTAGGAACTACACACAGGTCCTcaacaagagcagtcagtgctcttaaccttgggccatctctccagccccatgtgtaGTTTCTAAAATACTCAAGTATCTACTAATGTCTACTTATACTGGAGTAAATCCTTCATAGAGTGGAACAGGCAGGGAAAGGGTTTCATCTCaccttaaaaatatgtttcaCATGAGCAAAGTGGCATGGGAAATCAAGTTTCTCAAGCAGTTTGTGAGTAATTTCAACGTTGATTTTTCCACCTCTAAAATCATCCTGAACCTTTGACAAAAACCATGTATGAAGCACGGGAAGTTAAGGAAATTCTCGAAGTCACTCACTGAGGGATTTAAAATTCTTAGAGAAATAATTTGTCTGCAGTTTTAATGGATCATCTATCCTGTGCTCAGACAGTTGTAAATAAGCACTATTTACAATAAAATAACAGCTTTTCAGCCATAGGAAAGGTGTGGAAGATATAAAAAGATATAACTCAGTTAAAATGCAGGATGGTTTCTTAAAATGGGAGTAAAAAGTTAGCACTTGAGAAATTCATTATTCCATTACTACACACTGTTGGTCTGAGAGCCTGAGCCTGAGAGTTACTGAACTCCAAGATTCTCTCCCCGACCTGACCTCCCTCATCAAGAAAGATGAGAAAATCAACAGTCAATCTTACAGAAGTCAGAGCACTGGATATATTCATAAAACATTATTAAACATAGGCTACTGTGTGTTCAATAGCAACTATGACTGGTTAAATTACTAGGCAAGTCAAATGTCCTACAGGAGAAAGCTGctccaatctctgctccatcttacATTGTTAAAACTAATGAGTAAGTCTCAACCTTACTGACTATGGCTCAATACGAAAAAATGCATTTTCTTATCCTAACAATAATGATGGTAGAATATAATAGAAGCTAAGAAAACCCAGGAAGCTCAGAGCTGTGGAAATAAGTAGAAGGCTCACACTTAAATGGCAGACACTTGAATTCGTGACTCTGtgaagagactgagagacagtgAAGAGAGGGAACCAAGCAAGAGAGGgaacgaggcagagagagaccttCAGGATGGATATCTTGCTTCTGCGAGCTCATGAAGTTGGCTTTCCATGATTTCATGATCTGGGCCGCTTGTCCTCCCATAGAGGGCTCTTCGTCTAAGGTGTCACTTGTCTTAGAAGTAACACTGTCTTTTTGTGACCGTCATCAGCTGTTCTCGCTGCTACCGCTTTTCTAGGGAAAAGGCAGAGAACACATAGCCTGTTGCCTTTGCTCTTGTAGATCAATGTGCACTCAAAAagtgcacacacataacacaaaGAGAGGGTGGTGGGGGGGACATGAAAGATGTGGTCCCTGCCTAAAATATTTGACTTCTTATGTTATGAGAATTTCTAATCCCACTGGCATTTTCAATAAACtctatttgtgtctctgtgtatgtgtgtgtgtgtgtgtgtgtgtgtgtgtgtgtgtgtgcgcgcacgcgcacatGCACATGAGCTCACACTTTTTGTAACGTGTGCactgagatcagaggacaacttgcaggagacatatctctccttccatcctgtgggTTTTGGGAACCATACTCTTTCTCAAGCTCGGTGGCCGGGCTGAGCTATTTCTCAGCCTTCATTGTATCTCATTTTGTGTTTCCTATTTTGTTTCTAACCCTCAAGTCTTTCATCACAATGTTTACCCCCAGGGTGGGGCAGCTATTCTAAGGGCCTGAGTGGAAATCAGTACCATATGACAGTTGAAGAGACCACATGCTAGCCAAAGCTGAGTCCAAACCCCAGGGAACATCTCTAGACTGCCAACATCATataacagacacagagaaaacataCCACTTTCGAAGAAAACTTGTCCAGAAGCTAAGTTCTTAAAACCTTCACAGTTGGCATGGCTTGCCAGCTGAACTCCACACTGTCAGGTTActatcattttcttctttggttttgagTACTCATTGTGACGTCATTAGAAGTTCCACACTTCTCTGTGACGTCACCAGGATCTGCAGAGCTTGACTGACTGCCCTTCTTCATAGACCAGCATACTGCTCTAAAGCTTGAATGAGTAACACCTTGAATGGGCAAGGTATCCCATGGACCGTTTTCTCACCCTGTGAGCACCCTTCATTTCAGAAGCTTTGCTTCTGCTGCCACTGGCCATGTCACTCAGCGTCTTGagtaggaaagagaaagagaaagtcatCCACAGGCTCTTAGTCCAGGCTCCTCCTGGGGAATTTGTGAATGCCTTTGACGATCTCTGTCTGCTTATCCGAGATGAAAAGCTTATGCACCATCAGGGTGAGTGCGCAGGCCATCAGCACTGCCAAAAATACTGTGTCCCACTCTGCATCGACGGCAACccagtcctcctgtctcaccACAATGTGATGGGTGACTTCCGCTTCTTTGACTACCAGAGCAAACTTTCTTTCAGGTTTGACCTACTCCAGAATCAACTGAGGGATATCCAAAGTCACGGAATCATTCGGAATGAGACCGAGTACCTAAGATCCGTTGTTATGTGTGCCTTAAAACTCTATGTGAATGATCACTACCCAAATGGAAATTGCaatgtgctgagaaaaacagtCAAAAGCAAAGAATTCTTAATAGCTTGCATTGAAGACCACAGCTATGACAATGGAGAGTGTTGGAACGGTCTTTGGAAGTCTAAGTGGATCTTCCAGGTAAACCCGTTTCTAACCCAAGTCACAGGGAGAATTTTTGTGCAAGCTCACTTCTTTAGGTGTGTCAACCTTCATATTGAAGTCTCCAAGGACCTAAAGGAGAGCTTGGAGGTGGTCAATCAAGCCCAGTTGGCTCTCAGTTTCGCAAGGCTTGTGGAAGAACAAGAGAATAAGTTTCAAGCTGCTGTCATAGAAGAACTACAGGAGTTGTCTAACGAAGCCCTGAGAAAAATATTACGGAGGGATCTTCCAGTGACACGCACTTTGATTGACTGGCAACGGATCCTCTCTGACTTGAATCTGGTGATGTACCCCAAGTTAGGGTATGTTATTTACTCAAGAAGTGTGTTGTGCAACTGGATAATATAAAAGGTTGCTGCTCCTGGTTATCGGCTCAAGCTAAAGTGTTTTCTGGGGAGTAAGTGCTTGGATAGAGTTGGGAAGCTCCTGGACTCGTAATAAGCCTTTCTTTAGTCCTGTGCCAGTTTGAAAAGGGGGAAGAATAAGAAATCGTGTTATACAGTCAGTATTCACCAACACAGCAAAAAGGGTAAATACATTTCATAACGTTAACTGTCACAAACTCAGAGGTTTTTATTAGAGCCTAAAATAATTTACGAGGTGGCCATGATTAAGTCTATATGACTCCTGtatatgtttctgtgtttgtgtgcctgtgtgtaggtgtgtgtgggtgtgggcgcACGTGCACCAGTGTGTGCTtggttgtgtctgtgtctgtgtctgtgtctatgttgGTGTGggagtatgtctgtgtatgtgtgtgtgtgtctctgtgtctctctgtgcacCTGTGTGCCTGTGGACTTGTCTGTGTGTGAATTCAGCCTCTCTCTGGAACTGAGTAGGTGTGCACATCGCTCTGCAAATGCTACTTCACATTACTCTTCAGTTTGAGATCAACAAGAATTGGGTGAACCTTAACAAATAACACTGGGTTTGGATATTCTATGAAACCAGCGCATATCAAATCTTCCAGTCAGGATGTTAGAGAGGTGTCTTGggagttagagcactggctgttcttccatagGAGGTtcgttcagttctcagcacccacatagtggctcacagttgcctgtaactccagtcccagagctccttgggctACATAGTGCACAGCACTGcctacacatgcaagcaaaacactcagacacataaaataaaactgaagggAATTAGTAAAATTGCTTCCACCCCTCTCCTGCTCCCTTCCCATGCCCCTCCTAAGGAGGGTATAGAATAGCTATGCATCTCTGAACTTCTAGAATAGCAGGGTCTAGAAACCTTGTGTAGCTTAGCCAACAAAGTTGTTACTGTAAACCTGTGTAATGCCCACTTCATAGCAAACTCCATACTAAATATTTTACAAACAATAGTTCGTTATCTGTCTGGTTCTAGTATTACCCCCCATTTTAcatgaataaaatgtaaaaggttTCAAGTTGCTCGAATCATCAAGACATACAACATCTTAATGTGTTCAGGATGCCACAGTAAAAATACTGAGGGGTGTGGGTCTATGAGATGGCCTGGCGTGTAAAGTTCCCCGCTACCATATCTAAACCTGAGCTCCAACAAGGATACACGCGGTGGAAAAAATCAacacccacaagttgtcctctgacctccaatggAACTCCTATCCCCAATTCCATTCAcacaacatgaaataaaatacaaaacaaaaccaaacaaacaaaaagacattacCATGAAATGAGTAGCTAGTACTAGAAAATTAGCACTCACCAGACCGAAGCTGGAAAATTCAAGATCAAGAGGCAAGCTGAGACAACGCCTGCTTCCTCGTGGGCAGTGATCCTTTTTATACAGCACACCTTGGAAGGAAACAAGCTCTTCAGAATCTTTTTTTATAAGGATGCTAATCCTGTTCATAAAATCTATACACACTCATGATCCCCTGGAGGCCTCTGAGGCCACCGGCCTTAGGGACATTTCAGACTAGCATGCACAGTGACTGGTGTAGATGACTAAAGATCATACTCCATGGATCGGCTCTCTGGGGAGGCTTGTTAAATCATCACGTGATGCTTTGAGCATGGGATGAGAAGATCCTCTCCCGCGGTCAAGGCCCAGTTTTGAATACTTAGTTTGAAACTGATGCCACTATTTGGGGTAGTTTCTAGAAACTTCTAGAGATTGGGCCTAGTCTGAAGGAGCAGGTCACTGGGGACATGCCTTTAAAGGTTAAAACTGTCATCTAGTTCCTTTTTGCTTGATGTCTACATGAGATGACAGTCCCTCTGCCGCGTGCACCCATCCATCATGATGTCTGTCCAGACACCAACAGCCCCATCACCACGGACGGTGCCCTCCCTCTGAAGCCGTGAACCAAGGGAAAACCTTCCTCTACTGTGTTGTTTCTGCCTGGCATTTGATCACTGCAATGAGAAAACCAAGTCGCGCCCAGGAGTGGTGGGCTCTGCTGAACAGTTCTGTGGGCAACCCAGcacagagagatggcccagaggagAGATCTGCTGCTGCCCAGCGCGCATCCTGGATGCAATCACCCGCTGCTATTACAGTGAATTCCTCCTGAAATGGAGAACGAGATTACGGGGAAGGAGACAGTAGGCCCCATTCTCCAATCCTGACTGATCTGAAAAGAAAAGTGCTTCAGATCTTGAGTCCATGCACCCGGAAAAAAAGAGCCGGCTCTGACTGGTCCACATTGGGGCAGACAAGAGCCCGTACAGGAATTTCTAAACTGCATATCTTCCCCAGCTATTGGtgatttgttatttattatttccaTCTGTGTGCAGTGGTGTTTACATGTTTGTGCTTGTGCGAGTGGGGGATGGTATTCCCGTGCGTGCAGAAGCGGCATGTCCGTGTTGGGTGACCTCTGAGAGTATCTCATTGTACCCTCAGCCCCAGAATATGGCTAGACTGGCTAAGTTCCCATGATCCTCCTGTCCCCACACAGCACTTACAGATGGGTGGCCATGCcagcttcttttcctcaggtgctgggaatttaaaCTCCTGTCCccatgcttgctcagcaagcactttacctgctgagccatctcctcaccccTGACTCTTTCGTTtgatttgagaattctctgtgtaTGTCTTCAAAAATACACAGTTTTGGAGCCCATCCAGAAACAGAAATtcattctcccctctcccctctcccctctcccctctcccctctcccctctcccctcatgTTAGGTATTGACCCTGAGACCACTTGCCCTCTATTACTGAGCTACAGGCCCCAGCCTAGGAtatctacattttaaaacaaatatcagAAGTATCTTTGATACAAAGTCTACCAATCTAAACCACATTTTAGGAAATACTGAGGTAATCTTAAACAGCATGCCTAATTTCTGTTTATTTACAAATCACTTCTCAGAAAACACATTGCCCAGTAAAAGCCATCTCTTCTACTCACTACATATGAACCAAAGCCAGGATTTCATCTGTTATgtttaagaaaggaaggaaggaagggagggagggagggagggagggagggagggagggagagagagagagagagagagagagagagagagagagagagagagagagagagagaaagagaaagtctttaaataaaacagaaaataaggtTGTTCTCCTGAACTGAAATGAAGCTATCAGATAACCCCTTTAATAAAAACAGGATGTAGTTTATGGTTCAGGTGACTTTCTAGATCATTCCAGAGCAGGACCCAAGTGTTTATGGGGAAATTACAGACACATTTAGCTTCCCATCTATAGTATTACTTTTCCTGCTACTGGGATAAAACGCCCAGACAAAAGCAAATTACAGACGGAGAGGGTTTATTGTGTCTGTCAGAGTGTGATCCATCATGGCAGGCAGTGCTGGTGGCGGGAGCTGGTCCTCTTGCAGCCACTGTCAGAAAGGAAAGGACAGTGAGGCCCCATGCTCAGCTAAGCCTCTTTGCACACCATCCGAATCCACCCCAAGGACTGGGACCTTCAGGATGGGTCTTCACACCTATCCTGCCAGTCCCTCCCAGGCCTTCCCAGAGGTTTTCCTAGTCTAGATAACTCCTCACTGGTGAGCCCAGGGCCTGCCTTTCTAGTGGAGCCTAGACCTGGTGAAGTTGATGATCGGTACAAACCATCCCACACCCTTAACATTCAGCCTGGACAATAATATTACTACctgcatttgtaatcccagcattcacaaGGCTCAGACAGGAAAATCACAAATTCAAGTCCAGTCTGGCCTAAATGAagtcaaaagcaaaccaaaaaccattaaatacaaaaatattgatatttccaAATATCTGTCACATGCAGGAAGTTCTTCAGATGTAAAATGTTGATCTATTTTTCTCCATCCAATTATGCAGTTTTCAAAATTATGGATATATGCAATAAAAATTTATAATTGATACTCTTTTACATAATGCATGTATCATAAACACTGTCCCATATCATTCAAAATTTCTTGGGcatataaatttaattatttacatgTTATTCATATTATAAATGTACCATAACAAGACAGCCATTCTTTcttcatatataattaaaatttttagaaTTTCTTCTGCTATGAGTTATCCTAAAATGAGTATATATATTCTCCATTCCTTGGGTTATTTCCTTCAAGACTAATTACCCAAAGTTTCATATTAAAAAGACACAAGGGCACTAATGCTTACGCTGCAGATTTACAAAGGCCCTGCAGACACATTCTTAGCAAATCTGTAATCCCTCAGTGACACTGAGAAAGTACGGAGCTGGGCCTAATGGAGCACACCGATGATCCTAACACTTGGAAACTGGAAACAGGAGGATCCGGTGTTCAGGGTCAGCCTCGGCTCTAGAGTGAAattgagaccaacctgggctacatgatctCTATCtcacaagaacaaaaagaaaggaagaaagcaaagaggaagggggagggagggagggtgagagggagggagggagggtctaAGCAACCACAGAGGTTTT
This window harbors:
- the Capza3 gene encoding F-actin-capping protein subunit alpha-3: MSLSVLSRKEKEKVIHRLLVQAPPGEFVNAFDDLCLLIRDEKLMHHQGECAGHQHCQKYCVPLCIDGNPVLLSHHNVMGDFRFFDYQSKLSFRFDLLQNQLRDIQSHGIIRNETEYLRSVVMCALKLYVNDHYPNGNCNVLRKTVKSKEFLIACIEDHSYDNGECWNGLWKSKWIFQVNPFLTQVTGRIFVQAHFFRCVNLHIEVSKDLKESLEVVNQAQLALSFARLVEEQENKFQAAVIEELQELSNEALRKILRRDLPVTRTLIDWQRILSDLNLVMYPKLGYVIYSRSVLCNWII